Proteins encoded by one window of Labrus bergylta chromosome 2, fLabBer1.1, whole genome shotgun sequence:
- the git2a gene encoding ARF GTPase-activating protein GIT2a isoform X3 — protein MSKRLRNTELCADCSVPEPRWASVNRGVLICDECCSVHRSLGRHSSQVRHLTHTPWPTTQLQMVQTLYSNGANSIWEHSLLDPASVMSGKRKANPQDKLHPNKSEFIRAKYQMLAFVHRMPCREDDSSTAKDLSKQLHSSVRTGNLETCLRLLSLGAQANFFHPEKGNTPLHVAAKAGQVSQAELLTVYGADPGAPDSNGKTPIDYAREAGHHDLADRLVEVQYELTDRLAFYLCGRKPDHKSGQHFIVPQMADSLDLSELAKAAKKKLQALSNHLFEELAMDVYDEVDRRETDAVWLATQNHSTLVTETTVVPFLPVNPEYSSTRNQGRQKLARFNAHEFATLVIDILSDAKRRQQGNMISSPKDNVEFILKSMAVRRCSDSQDNDQPDYDSVASDEDTDQELPSSKGDRTKSLDSDLSDSPITMQEYLEVKNALSASEAKIQHLMKANNNLSDELRLMQKKLQSLKSENTSLRRQVTTNIYQVPSGSDYPDPSSPSALKRRQSARASRPMSMYETGSGLKPFHPKGENPYPEEALPNLQPFPPHKERGAFVTTSSSLPSFPSTLSWPRDESVQKAPKLEKQSSMPESDYDNTFNDSEMEDSSLCRRARLRSSGWMGEGSSIPELADVEMEPDPTLPSTEDVIRKTEQITKNIQELLRAAQENKHDRPCEREGVRRLRHSLGCFSTLVPWAEKAPPPLQPLSLRSPDPSSCFIPCSERIHVAVTEMAALFPKKPRSETVRGSLRLLTSSAYRLQSECRKALPSEGCPGPDMQLVTQQVIQCAYDIAKAAKQLVTITTKENTH, from the exons ATGTCCAAACGCCTGCGAAACACTGAGCTCTGCGCTGACTGCAGTGTCCCAG AGCCTCGCTGGGCCTCGGTGAACAGAGGCGTATTGATTTGCGACGAGTGTTGCAGTGTTCATCGGAGTCTGGGCAGACACAGCTCCCAAGTCCgccacctgacacacacaccatgGCCGACTACACAGTTACAG ATGGTTCAGACATTATACAGCAACGGCGCAAATTCAATATGGGAGCACTCTCTTCTGGACCCTGCGTCTGTGATGAGTGGGAAACGCAAAGCCAACCCTCAGGACAAACTGCA TCCAAACAAGTCAGAGTTTATAAGAGCCAAATATCAGATGCTGGCATTTGTCCATCGCATGCCCTGCAGGGAGGATGACAGCTCCACCGCGAAGGATTTAAGCAAG CAACTTCACTCGAGCGTACGCACTGGGAACCTCGAGACGTGTTTAAGATTGCTATCCCTAGGAGCACAAGCTAATTTTTTTCACCCT GAAAAAGGAAACACTCCATTACATGTAGCAGCAAAGGCAGGACAAGTATCTCAGGCTGAACTATTGACTGTTTATGGGGCAGATCCTGGAGCCCCGGACAGCAACGGCAAAACTCCCATTGACTATGCAAG GGAAGCTGGCCACCATGACCTGGCAGACAGACTGGTGGAGGTCCAGTATGAACTGACTGATAGACTGGCATTCTATCtgtgtgggaggaagccag ATCATAAAAGCGGTCAGCACTTCATTGTTCCACAGATGGCTGACAG TTTAGATTTGTCAGAACTGGCCAAGGCAGCAAAGAAGAAACTGCAGGCT CTAAGTAATCATTTATTCGAGGAGCTGGCCATGGACGTGTACGATGAGGTGGACAGACGAGAGACTGATGcag TGTGGCTGGCTACACAGAATCACAGCACCCTGGTGACAGAGACCACTGTGGTGCCTTTCCTTCCGGTAAATCCAGAATACTCATCAACAAGAAACCAG GGGCGACAGAAGCTTGCAAGATTCAACGCACATGAATTTGCAACTCTTGTCATTGATATTCTAAGTGATGCTAAGCGCAGACAACAAGGGAACATGATTTCTAGCCCCAAAG ACAATGTTGAATTCATCCTGAAGAGCATGGCTGTGAGGCGCTGCAGTGACAGTCAAGACAACGACCAGCCGGACTACGATAGTGTGGCGTCTGATGAGGATACAGATCAAGAGCTCCCCTCCAGTAAAGGAGACAGGACCAAG AGCCTGGACTCTGACCTCTCAGACAGCCCCATTACCATGCAGGAGTACTTGGAGGTGAAGAACGCACTCTCAGCCTCTGAAGCAAAGATCCAGCACCTGATGAAAGCCAACAATAACCTGAGCGATGAGCTGCGGCTAATGCAGAAAAAG CTGCAATCTCTGAAAAGCGAGAACACCTCTCTCAGGCGGCAGGTCACTACCAATATCTATCAGGTCCCCAGCGGTTCAGACTACCCCGACCCCTCCAGCCCCTCAGCCCTGAAACGCCGGCAGTCTGCACGGGCCAGTCGGCCTATGTCTATGTATGAGACTGGCTCAGGCCTGAAGCCCTTTCACCCCAAAGGGGAAAATCCCTACCCTGAGGAGGCCCTCCCCAACCTGCAACCCTTCCCACCTCAT AAGGAAAGGGGCGCTTTTGTGACCACATCCTCATCCCTCCCCTCATTTCCATCCACCCTGTCCTGGCCGAGGGACGAAAGTGTTCAAAAG GCTCCAAAGTTAGAGAAACAAAGCAGCATGCCTGAAAGTGACTATGATAACACGTTCAATGACTCTGAAATGGAGGATTCAAG TTTGTGCAGGAGAGCGAGGCTAAGGAGCAGTGGCTGGATGGGAGAGGGCAGCTCCATCCCCGAGCTGGCGGATGTAGAGATGGAGCCTGACCCCACACTGCCGAGCACAGAGGATGTCATCCGCAAAACCGAGCAGATCACTAAGAATATCCAAGAGCTGCTGCGAGCAGCTCAGGAGAACAAACATGACAG ACCATGTGAGCGTGAAGGTGTGCGCAGGCTCAGACACAGCCTGGGATGTTTCAGCACTCTGGTGCCTTGGGCCGAGaaggccccccctccccttcaaCCGCTCAGCCTCCGGTCCCCTGACCCCTCCTCCTG CTTCATACCCTGCTCAGAAAGAATACATGTGGCTGTAACAGAAATGGCTGCTCTCTTTCCTAAG AAGCCACGTTCAGAGACTGTGAGAGGCTCTCTGCGCTTGTTGACCTCGAGTGCTTACCGGCTTCAGAGCGAGTGCAGGAAGGCGTTGCCCTCAGAAGGCTGCCCAGGACCGGACATGCAGCTGGTCACCCAGCAGGTCATCCAATGTGCTTATGACATTGCCAAGGCAGCCAAGCAGCTTGTGACCATCACCACTAAGGAGAATACACACTAA
- the git2a gene encoding ARF GTPase-activating protein GIT2a isoform X2: protein MSKRLRNTELCADCSVPEPRWASVNRGVLICDECCSVHRSLGRHSSQVRHLTHTPWPTTQLQMVQTLYSNGANSIWEHSLLDPASVMSGKRKANPQDKLHPNKSEFIRAKYQMLAFVHRMPCREDDSSTAKDLSKQLHSSVRTGNLETCLRLLSLGAQANFFHPEKGNTPLHVAAKAGQVSQAELLTVYGADPGAPDSNGKTPIDYAREAGHHDLADRLVEVQYELTDRLAFYLCGRKPDHKSGQHFIVPQMADSSLDLSELAKAAKKKLQALSNHLFEELAMDVYDEVDRRETDAVWLATQNHSTLVTETTVVPFLPVNPEYSSTRNQGRQKLARFNAHEFATLVIDILSDAKRRQQGNMISSPKDNVEFILKSMAVRRCSDSQDNDQPDYDSVASDEDTDQELPSSKGDRTKSLDSDLSDSPITMQEYLEVKNALSASEAKIQHLMKANNNLSDELRLMQKKLQSLKSENTSLRRQVTTNIYQVPSGSDYPDPSSPSALKRRQSARASRPMSMYETGSGLKPFHPKGENPYPEEALPNLQPFPPHERGAFVTTSSSLPSFPSTLSWPRDESVQKAPKLEKQSSMPESDYDNTFNDSEMEDSSLCRRARLRSSGWMGEGSSIPELADVEMEPDPTLPSTEDVIRKTEQITKNIQELLRAAQENKHDRPCEREGVRRLRHSLGCFSTLVPWAEKAPPPLQPLSLRSPDPSSCFIPCSERIHVAVTEMAALFPKKPRSETVRGSLRLLTSSAYRLQSECRKALPSEGCPGPDMQLVTQQVIQCAYDIAKAAKQLVTITTKENTH from the exons ATGTCCAAACGCCTGCGAAACACTGAGCTCTGCGCTGACTGCAGTGTCCCAG AGCCTCGCTGGGCCTCGGTGAACAGAGGCGTATTGATTTGCGACGAGTGTTGCAGTGTTCATCGGAGTCTGGGCAGACACAGCTCCCAAGTCCgccacctgacacacacaccatgGCCGACTACACAGTTACAG ATGGTTCAGACATTATACAGCAACGGCGCAAATTCAATATGGGAGCACTCTCTTCTGGACCCTGCGTCTGTGATGAGTGGGAAACGCAAAGCCAACCCTCAGGACAAACTGCA TCCAAACAAGTCAGAGTTTATAAGAGCCAAATATCAGATGCTGGCATTTGTCCATCGCATGCCCTGCAGGGAGGATGACAGCTCCACCGCGAAGGATTTAAGCAAG CAACTTCACTCGAGCGTACGCACTGGGAACCTCGAGACGTGTTTAAGATTGCTATCCCTAGGAGCACAAGCTAATTTTTTTCACCCT GAAAAAGGAAACACTCCATTACATGTAGCAGCAAAGGCAGGACAAGTATCTCAGGCTGAACTATTGACTGTTTATGGGGCAGATCCTGGAGCCCCGGACAGCAACGGCAAAACTCCCATTGACTATGCAAG GGAAGCTGGCCACCATGACCTGGCAGACAGACTGGTGGAGGTCCAGTATGAACTGACTGATAGACTGGCATTCTATCtgtgtgggaggaagccag ATCATAAAAGCGGTCAGCACTTCATTGTTCCACAGATGGCTGACAG CAGTTTAGATTTGTCAGAACTGGCCAAGGCAGCAAAGAAGAAACTGCAGGCT CTAAGTAATCATTTATTCGAGGAGCTGGCCATGGACGTGTACGATGAGGTGGACAGACGAGAGACTGATGcag TGTGGCTGGCTACACAGAATCACAGCACCCTGGTGACAGAGACCACTGTGGTGCCTTTCCTTCCGGTAAATCCAGAATACTCATCAACAAGAAACCAG GGGCGACAGAAGCTTGCAAGATTCAACGCACATGAATTTGCAACTCTTGTCATTGATATTCTAAGTGATGCTAAGCGCAGACAACAAGGGAACATGATTTCTAGCCCCAAAG ACAATGTTGAATTCATCCTGAAGAGCATGGCTGTGAGGCGCTGCAGTGACAGTCAAGACAACGACCAGCCGGACTACGATAGTGTGGCGTCTGATGAGGATACAGATCAAGAGCTCCCCTCCAGTAAAGGAGACAGGACCAAG AGCCTGGACTCTGACCTCTCAGACAGCCCCATTACCATGCAGGAGTACTTGGAGGTGAAGAACGCACTCTCAGCCTCTGAAGCAAAGATCCAGCACCTGATGAAAGCCAACAATAACCTGAGCGATGAGCTGCGGCTAATGCAGAAAAAG CTGCAATCTCTGAAAAGCGAGAACACCTCTCTCAGGCGGCAGGTCACTACCAATATCTATCAGGTCCCCAGCGGTTCAGACTACCCCGACCCCTCCAGCCCCTCAGCCCTGAAACGCCGGCAGTCTGCACGGGCCAGTCGGCCTATGTCTATGTATGAGACTGGCTCAGGCCTGAAGCCCTTTCACCCCAAAGGGGAAAATCCCTACCCTGAGGAGGCCCTCCCCAACCTGCAACCCTTCCCACCTCAT GAAAGGGGCGCTTTTGTGACCACATCCTCATCCCTCCCCTCATTTCCATCCACCCTGTCCTGGCCGAGGGACGAAAGTGTTCAAAAG GCTCCAAAGTTAGAGAAACAAAGCAGCATGCCTGAAAGTGACTATGATAACACGTTCAATGACTCTGAAATGGAGGATTCAAG TTTGTGCAGGAGAGCGAGGCTAAGGAGCAGTGGCTGGATGGGAGAGGGCAGCTCCATCCCCGAGCTGGCGGATGTAGAGATGGAGCCTGACCCCACACTGCCGAGCACAGAGGATGTCATCCGCAAAACCGAGCAGATCACTAAGAATATCCAAGAGCTGCTGCGAGCAGCTCAGGAGAACAAACATGACAG ACCATGTGAGCGTGAAGGTGTGCGCAGGCTCAGACACAGCCTGGGATGTTTCAGCACTCTGGTGCCTTGGGCCGAGaaggccccccctccccttcaaCCGCTCAGCCTCCGGTCCCCTGACCCCTCCTCCTG CTTCATACCCTGCTCAGAAAGAATACATGTGGCTGTAACAGAAATGGCTGCTCTCTTTCCTAAG AAGCCACGTTCAGAGACTGTGAGAGGCTCTCTGCGCTTGTTGACCTCGAGTGCTTACCGGCTTCAGAGCGAGTGCAGGAAGGCGTTGCCCTCAGAAGGCTGCCCAGGACCGGACATGCAGCTGGTCACCCAGCAGGTCATCCAATGTGCTTATGACATTGCCAAGGCAGCCAAGCAGCTTGTGACCATCACCACTAAGGAGAATACACACTAA
- the git2a gene encoding ARF GTPase-activating protein GIT2a isoform X4, giving the protein MSKRLRNTELCADCSVPEPRWASVNRGVLICDECCSVHRSLGRHSSQVRHLTHTPWPTTQLQMVQTLYSNGANSIWEHSLLDPASVMSGKRKANPQDKLHPNKSEFIRAKYQMLAFVHRMPCREDDSSTAKDLSKQLHSSVRTGNLETCLRLLSLGAQANFFHPEKGNTPLHVAAKAGQVSQAELLTVYGADPGAPDSNGKTPIDYAREAGHHDLADRLVEVQYELTDRLAFYLCGRKPDHKSGQHFIVPQMADSSLDLSELAKAAKKKLQALSNHLFEELAMDVYDEVDRRETDAVWLATQNHSTLVTETTVVPFLPVNPEYSSTRNQGRQKLARFNAHEFATLVIDILSDAKRRQQGNMISSPKDNVEFILKSMAVRRCSDSQDNDQPDYDSVASDEDTDQELPSSKGDRTKSLDSDLSDSPITMQEYLEVKNALSASEAKIQHLMKANNNLSDELRLMQKKLQSLKSENTSLRRQVTTNIYQVPSGSDYPDPSSPSALKRRQSARASRPMSMYETGSGLKPFHPKGENPYPEEALPNLQPFPPHAPKLEKQSSMPESDYDNTFNDSEMEDSSLCRRARLRSSGWMGEGSSIPELADVEMEPDPTLPSTEDVIRKTEQITKNIQELLRAAQENKHDRPCEREGVRRLRHSLGCFSTLVPWAEKAPPPLQPLSLRSPDPSSCFIPCSERIHVAVTEMAALFPKKPRSETVRGSLRLLTSSAYRLQSECRKALPSEGCPGPDMQLVTQQVIQCAYDIAKAAKQLVTITTKENTH; this is encoded by the exons ATGTCCAAACGCCTGCGAAACACTGAGCTCTGCGCTGACTGCAGTGTCCCAG AGCCTCGCTGGGCCTCGGTGAACAGAGGCGTATTGATTTGCGACGAGTGTTGCAGTGTTCATCGGAGTCTGGGCAGACACAGCTCCCAAGTCCgccacctgacacacacaccatgGCCGACTACACAGTTACAG ATGGTTCAGACATTATACAGCAACGGCGCAAATTCAATATGGGAGCACTCTCTTCTGGACCCTGCGTCTGTGATGAGTGGGAAACGCAAAGCCAACCCTCAGGACAAACTGCA TCCAAACAAGTCAGAGTTTATAAGAGCCAAATATCAGATGCTGGCATTTGTCCATCGCATGCCCTGCAGGGAGGATGACAGCTCCACCGCGAAGGATTTAAGCAAG CAACTTCACTCGAGCGTACGCACTGGGAACCTCGAGACGTGTTTAAGATTGCTATCCCTAGGAGCACAAGCTAATTTTTTTCACCCT GAAAAAGGAAACACTCCATTACATGTAGCAGCAAAGGCAGGACAAGTATCTCAGGCTGAACTATTGACTGTTTATGGGGCAGATCCTGGAGCCCCGGACAGCAACGGCAAAACTCCCATTGACTATGCAAG GGAAGCTGGCCACCATGACCTGGCAGACAGACTGGTGGAGGTCCAGTATGAACTGACTGATAGACTGGCATTCTATCtgtgtgggaggaagccag ATCATAAAAGCGGTCAGCACTTCATTGTTCCACAGATGGCTGACAG CAGTTTAGATTTGTCAGAACTGGCCAAGGCAGCAAAGAAGAAACTGCAGGCT CTAAGTAATCATTTATTCGAGGAGCTGGCCATGGACGTGTACGATGAGGTGGACAGACGAGAGACTGATGcag TGTGGCTGGCTACACAGAATCACAGCACCCTGGTGACAGAGACCACTGTGGTGCCTTTCCTTCCGGTAAATCCAGAATACTCATCAACAAGAAACCAG GGGCGACAGAAGCTTGCAAGATTCAACGCACATGAATTTGCAACTCTTGTCATTGATATTCTAAGTGATGCTAAGCGCAGACAACAAGGGAACATGATTTCTAGCCCCAAAG ACAATGTTGAATTCATCCTGAAGAGCATGGCTGTGAGGCGCTGCAGTGACAGTCAAGACAACGACCAGCCGGACTACGATAGTGTGGCGTCTGATGAGGATACAGATCAAGAGCTCCCCTCCAGTAAAGGAGACAGGACCAAG AGCCTGGACTCTGACCTCTCAGACAGCCCCATTACCATGCAGGAGTACTTGGAGGTGAAGAACGCACTCTCAGCCTCTGAAGCAAAGATCCAGCACCTGATGAAAGCCAACAATAACCTGAGCGATGAGCTGCGGCTAATGCAGAAAAAG CTGCAATCTCTGAAAAGCGAGAACACCTCTCTCAGGCGGCAGGTCACTACCAATATCTATCAGGTCCCCAGCGGTTCAGACTACCCCGACCCCTCCAGCCCCTCAGCCCTGAAACGCCGGCAGTCTGCACGGGCCAGTCGGCCTATGTCTATGTATGAGACTGGCTCAGGCCTGAAGCCCTTTCACCCCAAAGGGGAAAATCCCTACCCTGAGGAGGCCCTCCCCAACCTGCAACCCTTCCCACCTCAT GCTCCAAAGTTAGAGAAACAAAGCAGCATGCCTGAAAGTGACTATGATAACACGTTCAATGACTCTGAAATGGAGGATTCAAG TTTGTGCAGGAGAGCGAGGCTAAGGAGCAGTGGCTGGATGGGAGAGGGCAGCTCCATCCCCGAGCTGGCGGATGTAGAGATGGAGCCTGACCCCACACTGCCGAGCACAGAGGATGTCATCCGCAAAACCGAGCAGATCACTAAGAATATCCAAGAGCTGCTGCGAGCAGCTCAGGAGAACAAACATGACAG ACCATGTGAGCGTGAAGGTGTGCGCAGGCTCAGACACAGCCTGGGATGTTTCAGCACTCTGGTGCCTTGGGCCGAGaaggccccccctccccttcaaCCGCTCAGCCTCCGGTCCCCTGACCCCTCCTCCTG CTTCATACCCTGCTCAGAAAGAATACATGTGGCTGTAACAGAAATGGCTGCTCTCTTTCCTAAG AAGCCACGTTCAGAGACTGTGAGAGGCTCTCTGCGCTTGTTGACCTCGAGTGCTTACCGGCTTCAGAGCGAGTGCAGGAAGGCGTTGCCCTCAGAAGGCTGCCCAGGACCGGACATGCAGCTGGTCACCCAGCAGGTCATCCAATGTGCTTATGACATTGCCAAGGCAGCCAAGCAGCTTGTGACCATCACCACTAAGGAGAATACACACTAA
- the git2a gene encoding ARF GTPase-activating protein GIT2a isoform X1 has product MSKRLRNTELCADCSVPEPRWASVNRGVLICDECCSVHRSLGRHSSQVRHLTHTPWPTTQLQMVQTLYSNGANSIWEHSLLDPASVMSGKRKANPQDKLHPNKSEFIRAKYQMLAFVHRMPCREDDSSTAKDLSKQLHSSVRTGNLETCLRLLSLGAQANFFHPEKGNTPLHVAAKAGQVSQAELLTVYGADPGAPDSNGKTPIDYAREAGHHDLADRLVEVQYELTDRLAFYLCGRKPDHKSGQHFIVPQMADSSLDLSELAKAAKKKLQALSNHLFEELAMDVYDEVDRRETDAVWLATQNHSTLVTETTVVPFLPVNPEYSSTRNQGRQKLARFNAHEFATLVIDILSDAKRRQQGNMISSPKDNVEFILKSMAVRRCSDSQDNDQPDYDSVASDEDTDQELPSSKGDRTKSLDSDLSDSPITMQEYLEVKNALSASEAKIQHLMKANNNLSDELRLMQKKLQSLKSENTSLRRQVTTNIYQVPSGSDYPDPSSPSALKRRQSARASRPMSMYETGSGLKPFHPKGENPYPEEALPNLQPFPPHKERGAFVTTSSSLPSFPSTLSWPRDESVQKAPKLEKQSSMPESDYDNTFNDSEMEDSSLCRRARLRSSGWMGEGSSIPELADVEMEPDPTLPSTEDVIRKTEQITKNIQELLRAAQENKHDRPCEREGVRRLRHSLGCFSTLVPWAEKAPPPLQPLSLRSPDPSSCFIPCSERIHVAVTEMAALFPKKPRSETVRGSLRLLTSSAYRLQSECRKALPSEGCPGPDMQLVTQQVIQCAYDIAKAAKQLVTITTKENTH; this is encoded by the exons ATGTCCAAACGCCTGCGAAACACTGAGCTCTGCGCTGACTGCAGTGTCCCAG AGCCTCGCTGGGCCTCGGTGAACAGAGGCGTATTGATTTGCGACGAGTGTTGCAGTGTTCATCGGAGTCTGGGCAGACACAGCTCCCAAGTCCgccacctgacacacacaccatgGCCGACTACACAGTTACAG ATGGTTCAGACATTATACAGCAACGGCGCAAATTCAATATGGGAGCACTCTCTTCTGGACCCTGCGTCTGTGATGAGTGGGAAACGCAAAGCCAACCCTCAGGACAAACTGCA TCCAAACAAGTCAGAGTTTATAAGAGCCAAATATCAGATGCTGGCATTTGTCCATCGCATGCCCTGCAGGGAGGATGACAGCTCCACCGCGAAGGATTTAAGCAAG CAACTTCACTCGAGCGTACGCACTGGGAACCTCGAGACGTGTTTAAGATTGCTATCCCTAGGAGCACAAGCTAATTTTTTTCACCCT GAAAAAGGAAACACTCCATTACATGTAGCAGCAAAGGCAGGACAAGTATCTCAGGCTGAACTATTGACTGTTTATGGGGCAGATCCTGGAGCCCCGGACAGCAACGGCAAAACTCCCATTGACTATGCAAG GGAAGCTGGCCACCATGACCTGGCAGACAGACTGGTGGAGGTCCAGTATGAACTGACTGATAGACTGGCATTCTATCtgtgtgggaggaagccag ATCATAAAAGCGGTCAGCACTTCATTGTTCCACAGATGGCTGACAG CAGTTTAGATTTGTCAGAACTGGCCAAGGCAGCAAAGAAGAAACTGCAGGCT CTAAGTAATCATTTATTCGAGGAGCTGGCCATGGACGTGTACGATGAGGTGGACAGACGAGAGACTGATGcag TGTGGCTGGCTACACAGAATCACAGCACCCTGGTGACAGAGACCACTGTGGTGCCTTTCCTTCCGGTAAATCCAGAATACTCATCAACAAGAAACCAG GGGCGACAGAAGCTTGCAAGATTCAACGCACATGAATTTGCAACTCTTGTCATTGATATTCTAAGTGATGCTAAGCGCAGACAACAAGGGAACATGATTTCTAGCCCCAAAG ACAATGTTGAATTCATCCTGAAGAGCATGGCTGTGAGGCGCTGCAGTGACAGTCAAGACAACGACCAGCCGGACTACGATAGTGTGGCGTCTGATGAGGATACAGATCAAGAGCTCCCCTCCAGTAAAGGAGACAGGACCAAG AGCCTGGACTCTGACCTCTCAGACAGCCCCATTACCATGCAGGAGTACTTGGAGGTGAAGAACGCACTCTCAGCCTCTGAAGCAAAGATCCAGCACCTGATGAAAGCCAACAATAACCTGAGCGATGAGCTGCGGCTAATGCAGAAAAAG CTGCAATCTCTGAAAAGCGAGAACACCTCTCTCAGGCGGCAGGTCACTACCAATATCTATCAGGTCCCCAGCGGTTCAGACTACCCCGACCCCTCCAGCCCCTCAGCCCTGAAACGCCGGCAGTCTGCACGGGCCAGTCGGCCTATGTCTATGTATGAGACTGGCTCAGGCCTGAAGCCCTTTCACCCCAAAGGGGAAAATCCCTACCCTGAGGAGGCCCTCCCCAACCTGCAACCCTTCCCACCTCAT AAGGAAAGGGGCGCTTTTGTGACCACATCCTCATCCCTCCCCTCATTTCCATCCACCCTGTCCTGGCCGAGGGACGAAAGTGTTCAAAAG GCTCCAAAGTTAGAGAAACAAAGCAGCATGCCTGAAAGTGACTATGATAACACGTTCAATGACTCTGAAATGGAGGATTCAAG TTTGTGCAGGAGAGCGAGGCTAAGGAGCAGTGGCTGGATGGGAGAGGGCAGCTCCATCCCCGAGCTGGCGGATGTAGAGATGGAGCCTGACCCCACACTGCCGAGCACAGAGGATGTCATCCGCAAAACCGAGCAGATCACTAAGAATATCCAAGAGCTGCTGCGAGCAGCTCAGGAGAACAAACATGACAG ACCATGTGAGCGTGAAGGTGTGCGCAGGCTCAGACACAGCCTGGGATGTTTCAGCACTCTGGTGCCTTGGGCCGAGaaggccccccctccccttcaaCCGCTCAGCCTCCGGTCCCCTGACCCCTCCTCCTG CTTCATACCCTGCTCAGAAAGAATACATGTGGCTGTAACAGAAATGGCTGCTCTCTTTCCTAAG AAGCCACGTTCAGAGACTGTGAGAGGCTCTCTGCGCTTGTTGACCTCGAGTGCTTACCGGCTTCAGAGCGAGTGCAGGAAGGCGTTGCCCTCAGAAGGCTGCCCAGGACCGGACATGCAGCTGGTCACCCAGCAGGTCATCCAATGTGCTTATGACATTGCCAAGGCAGCCAAGCAGCTTGTGACCATCACCACTAAGGAGAATACACACTAA